A single Providencia manganoxydans DNA region contains:
- the umoC gene encoding lysozyme inhibitor LprI family protein, with amino-acid sequence MKNYSLVATGILSVSFLFGASMANAKSPIEQCYESTEGQARTAVQSCLSGMLNDSEKLLNEAYVKNKAELESVDSVLTKQALKSLEDSKKSFQKFREEECQRRSDAMMGGSGSGDELLSCKIEINNWQAKNLRL; translated from the coding sequence ATGAAAAATTATAGCTTAGTAGCCACTGGTATATTATCAGTATCTTTTTTATTCGGTGCTTCAATGGCGAATGCAAAAAGTCCAATAGAGCAGTGTTATGAGTCAACCGAAGGGCAAGCAAGAACAGCTGTTCAATCATGTTTAAGTGGTATGCTTAATGATTCAGAAAAATTATTAAATGAAGCATACGTAAAAAATAAAGCTGAGTTAGAAAGTGTTGATTCTGTATTAACTAAACAGGCACTGAAATCTTTGGAAGACTCAAAAAAAAGTTTTCAAAAATTCAGAGAAGAAGAGTGTCAGCGGCGTTCAGATGCAATGATGGGGGGCTCTGGTTCTGGTGATGAATTATTGTCTTGTAAAATAGAGATTAACAACTGGCAAGCCAAAAACTTAAGATTGTAA
- a CDS encoding ANR family transcriptional regulator has product MLTQNNDGPLYYRAARDAIRLERSGKYFEASKAWSQANRLSRVYRNQIWCEHRANFCYMQIQREKYKLMDEEYI; this is encoded by the coding sequence ATGTTAACTCAAAACAATGACGGCCCACTTTACTATCGTGCTGCTCGAGATGCTATTCGTTTAGAACGTTCAGGTAAATACTTTGAAGCTTCAAAGGCATGGTCACAAGCTAATCGACTCTCACGCGTTTATCGTAATCAAATATGGTGTGAGCACCGAGCCAACTTTTGCTACATGCAAATTCAAAGAGAAAAATATAAACTTATGGATGAAGAATATATTTAA
- a CDS encoding YccJ family protein — MKDPHNIAEWAKVRETSIEIAQAIFELANNDEVLAEQIWEEGSDEVLPLAFSKTKADRLFWGEETIERQNV, encoded by the coding sequence ATGAAAGATCCTCATAATATTGCAGAATGGGCGAAAGTTAGAGAAACCTCAATTGAAATTGCTCAGGCTATCTTTGAACTGGCAAATAATGATGAAGTTTTGGCGGAACAGATATGGGAAGAAGGATCTGATGAAGTTTTGCCATTAGCTTTTTCAAAAACAAAGGCAGATAGATTGTTTTGGGGAGAAGAAACGATCGAACGGCAAAATGTTTGA
- the gyrA gene encoding DNA topoisomerase (ATP-hydrolyzing) subunit A: MSDIAREITPVNIEEELKSSYLDYAMSVIVGRALPDVRDGLKPVHRRVLFAMNVLGNDWNKPYKKSARIVGDVIGKYHPHGDSAVYETIVRLAQPFSMRYMLVDGQGNFGSVDGDSAAAMRYTEIRMAKIAHEMLADLEKETVDFVPNYDGTEQIPEVMPTKIPNLLVNGSSGIAVGMATNIPPHNLGEVISGCLAYIEDENISIEGLMEHIPGPDFPTAAIINGRRGIIDAYRTGRGKVYIRARAEVEVDEKNGRETIIVNEIPYQVNKARLIEKIAELVKEKRVEGISALRDESDKDGMRIVIEVKRDAVGEVVLNNLYSLTQLQVSFGINMVALHQGQPKILNLKDIIAAFVRHRREVVTRRTIFELRKARDRAHILEALAVALANIDPIIELIRQAPTPAEAKAGLVARPWELGNVAAMLERAGDDAARPEWLEEQFGVHDGKYYLTEQQAQAILDLRLQKLTGLEHEKLLEEYRDLLKQIEELLFILRSPERLMEVIREELEAIRDIYNDARRTEITENTADINIEDLISQEDVVVTLSHQGYVKYQPLSDYEAQRRGGKGKSAARIKEEDFIERLLVANTHDTILCFSSRGRLYWMKVYQLPEASRGARGRPIVNLLPLEQDERITAILPVREYEEGYYVFMATASGTVKKTPLQDFSRPRSAGIIAVNLNEGDELIGVDLTNGSNEVMLFSAQGKVVRFAEDAVRPMGRTATGVRGIRLVDEDKVVSLIIPRGEGHILTVTENGYGKRTAEQEYPTKSRATQGVISIKVSERNGNVVGAIQVDETDQIMMITDAGTLVRTRVAEVSVVGRNTQGVTLIRTAEDEKVVGLQRVAETEDDETSDEEGGDETSSNDVDANTSE, translated from the coding sequence ATGAGCGACATTGCCAGAGAAATCACACCGGTCAATATCGAAGAAGAGCTGAAGAGTTCGTATTTGGATTATGCGATGTCCGTTATTGTCGGTCGCGCACTTCCAGATGTTCGAGATGGACTGAAGCCAGTACACCGCAGAGTTTTATTTGCGATGAATGTATTGGGAAATGATTGGAATAAACCCTATAAAAAATCTGCCCGTATAGTCGGGGACGTTATCGGTAAATACCATCCACATGGTGATAGCGCTGTTTACGAGACAATTGTTCGTCTTGCTCAGCCTTTCTCTATGCGTTATATGTTGGTAGATGGTCAGGGGAACTTTGGTTCAGTTGACGGAGACTCCGCAGCTGCGATGCGTTATACGGAAATCCGTATGGCGAAAATTGCCCATGAAATGTTGGCGGATCTTGAAAAAGAAACCGTTGATTTCGTCCCAAACTATGATGGTACTGAGCAAATCCCAGAAGTGATGCCGACGAAAATCCCTAACCTTTTGGTTAACGGATCGTCAGGTATTGCCGTGGGTATGGCAACTAACATTCCTCCACATAATTTAGGAGAAGTGATCAGCGGTTGCCTAGCTTACATTGAAGATGAAAATATCAGCATCGAAGGTCTCATGGAACACATTCCTGGGCCTGATTTCCCTACGGCTGCCATCATTAATGGTCGTCGTGGCATTATCGATGCTTATCGAACAGGTCGCGGTAAAGTTTATATTCGTGCTCGTGCCGAAGTCGAAGTTGACGAAAAAAATGGTCGCGAAACTATTATTGTCAATGAAATCCCTTATCAGGTAAACAAAGCACGCCTGATTGAAAAAATCGCCGAGCTAGTTAAAGAAAAACGTGTCGAAGGCATCAGCGCACTGCGTGACGAGTCTGATAAAGATGGTATGCGCATTGTGATTGAAGTTAAGCGTGATGCGGTGGGTGAGGTTGTACTTAACAATCTATACTCATTGACTCAGCTACAAGTGTCTTTTGGTATCAACATGGTTGCTTTACATCAAGGCCAACCTAAGATCCTTAACTTAAAAGACATTATTGCTGCTTTTGTCCGTCACCGTCGCGAAGTGGTCACTCGTCGTACCATTTTCGAACTACGCAAAGCACGTGATCGTGCGCATATCCTCGAAGCATTAGCGGTTGCACTAGCAAACATTGACCCAATTATTGAATTGATCCGTCAAGCACCTACACCAGCGGAAGCGAAAGCTGGATTAGTTGCACGTCCTTGGGAACTGGGCAATGTTGCTGCAATGTTAGAGCGTGCTGGTGATGATGCTGCTCGTCCTGAATGGCTTGAAGAACAGTTTGGGGTTCATGATGGTAAGTACTATCTAACAGAACAACAAGCGCAGGCAATTTTGGATTTGCGTTTGCAAAAACTAACAGGGCTTGAGCATGAAAAACTGCTAGAAGAGTATCGTGACCTTCTGAAACAAATTGAAGAGTTACTGTTTATTCTACGTAGCCCAGAGCGTCTGATGGAAGTGATCCGCGAAGAGTTAGAAGCGATTCGTGATATATATAATGATGCCCGCCGCACTGAAATCACAGAGAATACAGCTGATATCAATATCGAAGACTTGATTAGCCAAGAAGATGTTGTTGTGACGTTATCTCACCAAGGCTATGTGAAATATCAACCATTGTCTGATTACGAAGCTCAGCGCCGTGGTGGTAAAGGTAAATCCGCTGCCCGTATCAAAGAAGAAGATTTCATTGAGCGTTTACTGGTGGCGAACACCCATGACACTATTTTATGTTTCTCAAGTCGTGGTCGTCTCTATTGGATGAAGGTTTATCAATTACCAGAAGCTAGCCGTGGTGCTCGAGGTCGACCAATCGTCAACTTGCTGCCTCTTGAGCAAGATGAGCGTATCACCGCTATTTTACCTGTTCGCGAATATGAAGAGGGTTATTATGTCTTTATGGCAACCGCTAGCGGTACTGTGAAGAAAACGCCTCTGCAAGACTTTAGCCGCCCAAGAAGCGCCGGTATTATTGCCGTTAATCTTAATGAAGGCGATGAACTCATTGGTGTTGATTTAACTAATGGTTCAAACGAAGTCATGCTGTTCTCTGCTCAAGGTAAAGTTGTACGTTTTGCTGAAGATGCGGTTCGCCCTATGGGTCGTACAGCAACCGGGGTTCGTGGTATTCGTTTAGTCGATGAAGACAAAGTCGTTTCACTGATCATTCCACGAGGTGAAGGCCATATTCTGACAGTCACTGAAAATGGTTATGGTAAACGTACTGCGGAGCAAGAGTACCCAACAAAATCACGTGCAACTCAAGGTGTTATCTCTATTAAGGTGAGTGAGCGTAATGGTAATGTGGTTGGTGCTATCCAAGTTGATGAAACTGACCAAATTATGATGATCACTGACGCGGGTACATTGGTTCGTACACGCGTTGCTGAGGTAAGTGTCGTTGGTCGTAATACTCAAGGGGTTACCCTGATTAGAACGGCAGAAGACGAGAAAGTTGTTGGTCTACAACGTGTCGCAGAAACAGAGGATGATGAAACTTCTGATGAAGAAGGGGGAGATGAAACCTCTAGCAACGATGTAGATGCTAACACATCTGAGTAA
- the rcsB gene encoding response regulator transcription factor RcsB, with translation MNNLNVIVADDHPIVLFGIRKSLEQIEWVNIVGEFEDSTSLINNLARLNADVLVTDLSMPGDKYGDGITLIKYIKRHYPDLSVIVLTMNNNPAILSAILELDIEGIVLKQGAPADLPKALAALQKGKKFTPESVSKLLEKVNASGYGDKRLSPKESEVLRLFAEGFLVTEIAKKLNRSIKTISSQKKSAMLKLGVDNDIALLNYLSSVSIDNSSSD, from the coding sequence ATGAATAACCTAAATGTCATTGTTGCCGATGATCATCCTATTGTTCTTTTCGGTATCAGAAAATCACTCGAACAGATTGAATGGGTCAATATCGTTGGTGAATTTGAAGACTCTACATCTTTAATTAATAACTTAGCACGTTTAAACGCTGACGTTTTAGTCACTGATTTATCAATGCCAGGCGATAAGTACGGTGATGGTATTACGTTGATTAAATATATTAAGCGTCACTACCCTGATCTTTCTGTCATTGTTCTAACAATGAACAATAACCCTGCGATTTTAAGTGCTATTCTTGAATTGGATATTGAAGGGATCGTACTAAAGCAAGGTGCACCTGCTGACTTACCTAAAGCATTAGCCGCATTACAAAAGGGTAAAAAATTCACCCCAGAGAGTGTGAGTAAACTGCTAGAAAAAGTGAATGCAAGTGGCTATGGAGACAAACGTTTATCACCTAAAGAAAGTGAAGTATTACGTTTGTTTGCAGAAGGCTTCTTGGTAACAGAAATCGCTAAAAAGTTAAATCGCAGTATCAAAACAATCAGTAGTCAAAAGAAATCAGCCATGTTGAAGCTCGGTGTCGATAATGATATCGCCTTGCTCAACTACCTGTCTTCTGTCAGCATCGATAATTCATCTTCCGATTAA
- a CDS encoding cytochrome b/b6 domain-containing protein, protein MCPLKSVWKFFGLYQTHTVRILHMFILLLVITQIIISNWMDVSNTGYIPTSGYIFYFTWLHIIVGISLLFFTAFLITICFSNRGLRYYFPYLWGEFSQINDDIKMLIKFKLPDSSPKGLATSIQGLGLGALALVVLSGITWFILWLQDSTFANEAKNIHKTLTGLIEAYIIGHGAMGLLHFILWYRNSKTTNQ, encoded by the coding sequence ATGTGTCCACTAAAATCAGTTTGGAAATTCTTTGGCTTGTATCAAACACACACAGTCAGAATATTGCATATGTTCATCCTTTTGTTAGTGATAACACAAATCATTATTAGTAATTGGATGGATGTTTCAAATACAGGTTATATCCCAACGAGTGGCTACATATTTTATTTTACTTGGCTACATATTATCGTGGGAATTAGTTTACTTTTTTTTACTGCATTTTTAATTACCATCTGTTTCTCTAACCGTGGATTACGTTACTATTTCCCTTATTTATGGGGAGAGTTTTCCCAGATAAATGATGACATTAAAATGCTTATCAAGTTTAAATTACCCGATAGCTCACCAAAAGGGCTAGCAACCTCCATACAAGGATTAGGTTTAGGTGCTTTAGCCTTAGTTGTATTATCCGGGATCACCTGGTTTATTCTATGGCTACAAGACTCAACATTTGCCAATGAAGCCAAAAATATTCATAAAACGCTAACAGGCTTAATCGAAGCTTACATTATTGGTCACGGGGCAATGGGATTACTACATTTTATTTTATGGTATAGAAACTCAAAAACAACCAATCAATAA
- a CDS encoding LexA family protein translates to MSLASRIRQRRQELNLTQTELAERAGISQQSVESIENGRTKKPRNIIEIAKALQSHPEWLLNGKSIMPMSEVNSRRVPLLSYVQAGLFKDANPITDYEGNFEYILVDDDISANAFALRVEGDSMTPEFKEGDIVVIDTEIWPNPGEFVFAKNGGNQGTFKKYRPTGIGTGEFELVPLNPDYPTLNSHDYQISLIGVMVEHRIYRRKR, encoded by the coding sequence ATGTCTTTGGCTAGTAGGATCCGGCAACGCCGGCAAGAATTAAACCTAACACAAACAGAACTCGCTGAACGCGCGGGTATTAGCCAGCAATCAGTTGAGTCGATTGAAAATGGTCGAACAAAGAAACCTAGAAACATCATCGAAATCGCAAAGGCACTTCAATCTCATCCGGAGTGGTTACTAAACGGTAAAAGCATCATGCCTATGTCCGAAGTCAACTCCCGTCGTGTCCCACTTCTTAGCTACGTACAAGCTGGGCTATTCAAGGATGCAAATCCAATAACGGACTACGAAGGAAATTTTGAATATATATTAGTTGATGATGACATCAGTGCGAACGCATTTGCTTTACGGGTTGAAGGCGACAGCATGACACCTGAGTTTAAAGAAGGCGATATTGTGGTCATTGATACTGAGATATGGCCTAATCCAGGCGAATTTGTTTTTGCTAAAAACGGTGGCAACCAAGGTACATTCAAGAAGTATCGTCCAACAGGCATTGGCACAGGCGAGTTTGAGCTTGTTCCACTAAACCCTGATTATCCAACACTCAATAGCCACGACTATCAAATATCACTGATTGGCGTTATGGTTGAACATCGAATTTATCGCCGTAAAAGATAA
- the rcsC gene encoding two-component system sensor histidine kinase RcsC — protein MLGLMLWGMGVFITLFFLYTQFNESKSDIRQQFYSGFENMQAFILQTGTTLRSIQFMTEQHEDKLESQPDFVRLPATGSYSLYPLSSEANCEYFKTQTSAYLTAFEQLIYFWKDSIAAPQGLNHIYVIGSKSYCMMDYPIRTTVSDIEVLKKIGYENVRSYQSLRLQGQERSLYTIVHGVQTDTGQLYLIQPIYSEGKLLGFIGLERTINLNQFNPRYNKSIEAVVVNAYNQPVLYYPSDSNPKNSSLLSITEPSFFGFNSDYSKLIFKKRLTPSLMTVIYAVPTIEILSELKVTIFYSTIINIFTGCLIFSLIWLLEKKMLVPAANTAIRLEEHEQFNHKIVASAPVGIIILRLSDGGNILSNELAHDYFRLLSEDDKQRILTIIRQKSSNYIDVVTSSSTHLQISFVNSRYQNEDVAICVLIDISIRVQMEKSLQDVADAAEQANHAKSMFLATVSHELRTPLYGIIGNIELLQRLELSDKANSLVTTMDNSSSLLLQIISDILDFSKIESKQLKIEKKLFNCRDVFAFVLANYLPLIAKKRIALYSYIEPDVPDLLFNDTVRLQQVISNIINNSIKFTDSGFVVFYVWRDQNYLKIEVKDSGIGMSHAVVLQLFDPFFQVYDQNNVGHKGTGLGLAICEKLINLMDGDIEVNSQTGLGSSFIVRIPLYGQKYVEHNIPEYRLSYRIAIVCQNSFLANFLARLLKHSHFMVFIDDEIDKTAGYDLVITDNQESHGVKGKNEIQLCNLYVGDLREISINKWLYNTYQNEKLPFVIDKIISKVALGNVQKEETNKVNSHEIDVSLCSYQVLIVDDHPINRVLLSDQISNIGFNTCTAVDGLDALKYIENHSVDIVLTDVNMPNMDGYELAKALRKSGHTIPIIALTANAMAEEKQRCIDAGMDECLSKPTKITVLKETLLRCISN, from the coding sequence ATCCTAGGCTTAATGCTATGGGGAATGGGGGTTTTTATCACTTTATTCTTTCTCTACACTCAGTTTAATGAAAGCAAATCTGATATCCGCCAGCAGTTTTATTCAGGCTTTGAAAATATGCAGGCGTTTATTTTACAAACCGGCACAACATTGCGGTCAATCCAGTTTATGACTGAGCAGCATGAAGATAAGTTAGAAAGCCAACCAGACTTCGTCAGATTGCCAGCAACAGGTTCTTACTCACTGTATCCACTATCATCTGAAGCAAATTGCGAATATTTTAAAACGCAAACCAGTGCTTATTTAACGGCATTTGAGCAGCTGATCTATTTTTGGAAAGACAGTATTGCGGCTCCGCAAGGGCTCAATCATATTTATGTAATTGGCTCTAAAAGCTACTGTATGATGGATTATCCTATCCGTACAACGGTATCAGATATTGAGGTACTCAAAAAAATTGGTTATGAAAATGTTCGTTCTTATCAAAGCTTAAGGTTACAAGGTCAGGAACGTAGTTTATATACGATTGTCCATGGCGTTCAAACCGATACGGGGCAGCTGTATCTTATTCAACCTATCTATTCAGAAGGTAAGCTTTTAGGGTTTATTGGTTTAGAAAGAACGATCAATTTAAACCAATTTAATCCGCGGTATAACAAATCAATTGAAGCTGTAGTGGTAAATGCTTATAACCAGCCTGTTTTGTATTATCCTTCAGATTCGAATCCTAAAAACTCAAGTTTACTATCAATAACAGAACCAAGTTTTTTTGGTTTTAACTCAGATTACTCAAAGCTGATATTCAAAAAACGTCTAACGCCATCATTGATGACGGTAATTTATGCTGTACCAACCATTGAGATATTGTCTGAGCTTAAAGTTACCATATTTTATAGCACGATTATTAATATATTTACCGGCTGTTTGATCTTTTCTTTGATCTGGTTGCTTGAAAAGAAAATGTTAGTTCCAGCAGCAAACACGGCTATTCGACTTGAAGAACATGAACAGTTTAACCATAAAATCGTCGCTTCAGCACCTGTTGGTATCATTATTTTACGCTTGAGTGATGGTGGGAATATTTTAAGTAATGAACTGGCTCATGATTATTTTCGTTTATTAAGCGAAGATGATAAACAACGGATACTGACTATCATTCGGCAAAAATCAAGTAACTATATTGATGTAGTGACGAGTAGCAGCACCCATTTACAAATTAGCTTTGTCAATTCACGCTATCAAAATGAAGATGTCGCAATTTGTGTTTTGATTGACATTAGCATACGTGTGCAAATGGAAAAATCACTACAAGATGTCGCTGATGCCGCAGAACAAGCCAACCATGCTAAATCTATGTTTTTAGCGACGGTGAGCCATGAATTAAGAACACCATTGTATGGGATTATTGGTAATATCGAATTATTACAACGACTTGAATTATCTGATAAAGCGAATAGCCTTGTCACGACAATGGACAACTCATCATCGCTGTTATTGCAAATAATCAGTGATATATTAGATTTTTCAAAAATAGAATCCAAACAGTTGAAGATCGAAAAAAAGTTATTCAACTGCCGCGATGTATTTGCTTTTGTTTTGGCGAACTACTTACCGCTCATTGCTAAGAAACGTATTGCACTATATTCCTACATTGAACCTGATGTACCTGATTTATTATTTAATGATACAGTACGCTTACAGCAGGTGATCTCAAATATTATCAATAATAGTATTAAATTCACAGACTCAGGATTTGTCGTATTTTATGTATGGCGTGATCAAAATTACTTAAAAATTGAAGTCAAAGATTCAGGGATAGGCATGTCCCATGCAGTTGTTTTGCAATTATTTGATCCATTCTTTCAAGTTTATGACCAAAACAATGTAGGGCATAAAGGAACAGGTTTAGGGCTAGCGATTTGTGAAAAACTGATTAATTTAATGGATGGCGATATCGAAGTTAATTCACAAACAGGCTTAGGAAGTTCATTTATCGTCCGAATTCCCCTTTATGGACAAAAATATGTTGAGCACAATATTCCTGAATATCGTCTGAGTTACCGTATAGCGATTGTCTGTCAAAACAGCTTTTTAGCCAATTTTTTAGCTAGATTGCTCAAACATAGCCATTTCATGGTATTTATTGACGATGAAATTGATAAAACAGCCGGTTATGATTTAGTGATCACCGATAACCAAGAGTCGCATGGGGTCAAAGGTAAAAATGAGATCCAGTTATGCAACCTATATGTTGGTGATTTGCGCGAGATTTCAATAAATAAGTGGTTGTACAATACTTATCAAAATGAAAAATTACCTTTTGTTATCGATAAGATTATTTCAAAAGTGGCATTAGGGAATGTACAGAAAGAAGAAACCAATAAAGTAAACTCACATGAAATCGATGTTTCGCTATGCTCTTATCAAGTATTGATAGTGGACGATCATCCAATTAATCGAGTTTTATTGAGTGACCAAATTTCCAATATTGGTTTTAACACTTGTACTGCGGTAGATGGCCTTGATGCACTGAAATACATAGAAAATCATTCTGTTGATATCGTATTGACAGACGTGAACATGCCAAATATGGATGGTTATGAGTTAGCTAAAGCGCTACGAAAGTCTGGGCATACAATACCCATTATTGCTTTGACGGCGAATGCGATGGCAGAAGAAAAACAGCGTTGTATTGATGCGGGTATGGATGAGTGCTTATCTAAGCCAACAAAGATTACGGTGTTAAAAGAGACTTTACTGAGATGTATTTCTAACTAA
- the rcsD gene encoding phosphotransferase RcsD, with protein MYRQSLIKTTRLTRLFYLFILLLVVMLSLSLFNSYNSWLLSRQAALNTMAKQLAYQLEDYRYQANLIYKLVNEKSSESPPSYAANSPSHTTKIRHDVFWLSSANQTIDAILFGSDKPKNTQLASKLADYMEIVWGARNEYNSMYFLNGSDNTLVLVTTHSILKPELRYKESYLTLTAEEKRTDMLTQSTLLDRREIVSNLQKLTPDNIYYYTYRLMFNSPGQLTSVISFDISINSILPFNLKGDYLSISPRNIDTSKSEDVETRGTSLVFSHQIEGSNYQIYYKVPLKDLVVGVIGYNLWLLVCMLVIIVLVLSTSIFIRKRIISPNSAMLHELNLKDNLNHDIINNISYGILVYDFASNKKLLSNSVVNPLLSSMDLNHIKELAINNHDMIQVSIENNIYEVVLVHITMLEDTYLFIIIDKDKEVLTQRRQELANREYKKNIQLRKVVFENMQSEIQPSLNELNKAVEGLLHASETTKQEFIETILLQTGYINRWFNNINLLNSIESSTGKLQLDKVSVSLLVSQFLKKSLGKLKHKGLSLYFHNNINPDSLFSLDTSCLEHLLQLVLDYSIDTTAFGKVSVTLNYQEDIKSIVIDIKDSGNGLTNQELSNLQHPFSGQVLNSSQFARSGVTFYLCRAISKKMGGNFTINSSSAIGSHYQITLPIKTALIEKNYPTLLEDVHIRLDIHNLDASRIVRNILTNYGAIFLELHESSPHTDWDLLITDNDDSTFKNLIKISGTASGVNSVTSRNLEVNYNFADELIDAISLLIEYSESGSNSLDHSGSISFSDYDHAPASDNSIENILHTYQNILSNSDYKDLFITTVPIDINKLYNSESVEDLTELKNTAHRLKGVFAMLDFRFLHKLCEDLELYIAEENSLKISNCIRELDISVRRLMPEGNQ; from the coding sequence ATGTACAGACAATCATTAATAAAAACAACACGGCTTACACGTCTATTCTATCTCTTTATCCTCTTACTGGTGGTGATGCTCTCACTATCGCTATTTAACTCCTATAATTCATGGTTACTTAGCCGACAAGCCGCTTTAAACACCATGGCGAAGCAGTTAGCTTATCAATTAGAAGATTATCGCTATCAAGCCAATTTGATTTATAAGCTAGTTAATGAAAAATCAAGCGAATCCCCCCCTTCCTATGCAGCAAACTCGCCATCCCATACCACCAAGATCCGTCATGACGTATTTTGGTTAAGTAGTGCGAATCAAACTATTGATGCTATTTTGTTTGGCAGCGATAAGCCCAAAAATACTCAACTTGCCAGTAAACTTGCTGATTATATGGAGATTGTTTGGGGGGCTCGAAATGAATATAACTCAATGTATTTTCTTAACGGCTCAGATAACACATTAGTTTTAGTCACTACACATTCAATTTTAAAACCAGAGTTACGCTATAAAGAAAGCTATTTGACATTAACTGCGGAAGAAAAACGCACTGATATGTTAACGCAGTCAACTTTACTGGATAGAAGAGAGATTGTTTCTAATCTACAAAAGTTAACACCAGATAATATTTATTATTACACGTATCGCTTGATGTTCAATTCACCGGGTCAGCTCACTAGCGTGATCTCTTTTGACATTTCAATAAATTCAATCTTACCTTTTAACTTAAAAGGTGATTATTTATCTATCTCACCACGTAATATTGATACCAGCAAAAGCGAAGATGTTGAAACACGTGGCACGAGCCTCGTCTTTTCTCATCAAATCGAAGGCAGTAATTATCAAATTTATTATAAAGTTCCCCTAAAAGATTTAGTCGTTGGTGTGATTGGCTATAATCTCTGGCTATTAGTCTGCATGTTAGTGATTATAGTATTGGTGCTTTCTACCAGTATTTTCATCCGTAAACGCATCATTTCACCCAACTCCGCTATGCTACACGAGCTAAATCTCAAAGATAATCTCAATCACGATATTATTAATAATATTAGTTATGGTATTTTGGTTTATGATTTCGCCAGCAACAAAAAACTCCTAAGTAATAGTGTGGTTAATCCCCTGCTTTCTTCAATGGATCTCAATCATATTAAGGAATTAGCAATCAACAACCATGATATGATCCAAGTTTCGATTGAGAATAATATTTATGAAGTTGTTTTAGTCCATATCACTATGCTGGAAGACACCTATCTCTTTATTATCATTGATAAAGATAAGGAGGTGTTAACTCAACGGCGCCAAGAACTTGCTAATCGTGAATATAAAAAGAATATTCAGCTCAGAAAAGTCGTTTTTGAAAATATGCAGTCTGAAATTCAGCCATCACTGAATGAGCTAAATAAAGCTGTTGAAGGGCTACTTCATGCATCTGAAACGACTAAGCAAGAATTTATTGAGACTATTCTGCTGCAAACAGGCTATATTAATCGTTGGTTTAATAACATTAATTTATTAAATTCAATTGAATCTTCAACGGGTAAATTACAGTTAGATAAAGTTTCAGTCTCTTTGCTAGTGAGCCAATTTTTAAAAAAAAGCCTTGGGAAGTTAAAACATAAAGGGCTGTCTCTTTACTTTCATAATAATATTAATCCTGACTCATTATTCAGTTTAGATACAAGCTGTCTTGAACATTTATTACAGCTAGTTCTGGATTACTCAATTGATACCACAGCATTTGGCAAAGTATCTGTCACCCTTAATTATCAAGAAGATATAAAAAGTATTGTGATTGATATCAAAGATAGTGGGAATGGTTTAACTAACCAAGAATTGAGTAACTTGCAGCACCCATTCTCTGGTCAAGTATTAAACTCCTCTCAATTTGCACGTTCAGGGGTGACTTTTTACTTGTGTAGGGCAATCAGTAAAAAGATGGGCGGTAATTTTACAATTAATAGTAGTTCTGCTATTGGTTCTCATTACCAAATCACCCTACCCATAAAAACGGCATTAATAGAGAAAAACTATCCGACCTTACTGGAAGATGTTCATATACGTCTAGATATTCACAATCTTGATGCATCCCGCATTGTTAGAAATATCCTAACTAATTATGGTGCCATTTTTCTAGAATTGCATGAAAGTTCGCCTCATACTGATTGGGATTTATTGATAACAGATAATGATGACAGTACATTTAAGAACCTAATAAAAATTTCAGGAACGGCTTCAGGTGTCAACTCAGTCACATCGCGCAACCTTGAAGTAAACTATAACTTTGCAGATGAGCTGATTGATGCTATATCTTTGCTAATTGAATACTCAGAATCTGGAAGCAATAGTTTAGATCACTCTGGTAGCATATCATTTTCCGATTACGATCATGCACCAGCTTCTGATAATTCAATAGAAAACATACTACACACTTATCAAAATATTTTATCAAATAGCGATTATAAGGATTTGTTCATCACGACAGTACCGATAGATATTAATAAACTGTATAATAGCGAAAGTGTTGAGGATTTAACCGAATTGAAAAACACAGCACATCGTTTAAAAGGAGTTTTTGCTATGCTGGATTTTAGGTTCCTTCATAAACTTTGTGAAGATTTGGAACTATACATAGCAGAAGAAAACAGCTTGAAAATAAGTAATTGCATTAGAGAACTGGATATCTCAGTGAGAAGACTAATGCCAGAAGGTAACCAATAA